A genome region from Salvia splendens isolate huo1 chromosome 19, SspV2, whole genome shotgun sequence includes the following:
- the LOC121779820 gene encoding protein FLOWERING LOCUS D-like isoform X1, with the protein MTANLFMDSSSQNSNSPTSNQVDASLQSALPPIPSSLNPTAARHSNLNPNIVQNPTSDANSVHDHFLFVAIPKGKRRGRPQNLTPHQNHVRLSSLSLNSGVSTTGASLEGSSSGQVNRTRLHSRGNLASKKHGSSSNYATPAKKSVDDMSDEIIVINKDATAEALTALTSGFPADSLTDEEIDYGVVSVVGGIEQVNYILIRNHIITKWRENVSSWITKEMFVDIVPKHCGALLDRAYGYLVTHGYINFGVAPGIKERILVDPKQPSVIVVGAGLAGLAAARQLMAFGFKVTVLEGRKRAGGRVYTKKLEGNNRVAAVDLGGSVLTGTLGNPLGILARQLSFSLHKVRDKCPLYRLDGTPVDPVSDRKVEAGFNQLLDKLSKNRQLMGEVSQDVSLGAALETFRDPLDEEEMNLFNWHLANLEYANASLLSRLSLAFWDQDDPYDMGGDHCFLPGGNGRLVQALLENVTIHYDKIVQAIRYGSDGVQVVVGGGQVYEGDMVLCTVPLGVLKSRSIEFIPELPQRKLDAIRRLGFGLLNKVALLFPHAFWGTDLDTFGHLSDHPSRRGEFFLFYSYATVAGGPLLIALVAGEAAYRFETADPTDSVQRVLRILRDIYEPQGIEVPDPIQTVCTRWGGDPLSCGSYSNVSVGASGDDYDILAESVGDGRLFFAGEATNRRYPATMHGALLSGFREAANMAQYTKVRASKIKAEKIPSQNAHTCASILADLFRQPDVEFGSFALLFSRKNADPMAILRVTFGGHRKKPDQQFSNKLLFEQLHSHFNQQQEFHVYTLLPKQQALELRELRGGDETRLNYLEKVGVKLIGRKGLGPSADSIIASVKAERSSRRRSRNRNPSLSGMPKPRVAATNPRQIRKAKIIRHNNNIFSSPSKNIESKAGSSGSLAESRILVDSNGSDTGVRAVMSNNDQPPPNSLDCVDSTSESTCTTSQNNGHNNGIATSLGLPIGSMASCSDNSLAPPDSNDVLILADEQSSTPSNFLASSLIPASSSSLETVLSVTDNLSLPHVDVLMGLPGDTSASNTQLIGCQSSEIEATAVSSNCSMAPSSSNLHIPQTQDSAMDIADSISCISNQDNIFEDILNELLPPSSTNSSTWQFTGKL; encoded by the exons ATGACTGCAAACCTTTTCATGGATTCATCAAGCCAAAACTCTAATTCGCCAACCTCTAATCAGGTCGATGCTTCTCTCCAATCCGCCCTTCCTCCCATTCCTTCAAGCCTTAACCCCACCGCAGCTCGTCACTCCAATTTGAATCCCAACATTGTGCAAAACCCTACTTCAGATGCCAATTCAGTCCATGATCACTTTCTTTTTGTGGCGATACCGAAAGGCAAAAGGCGAGGCCGGCCCCAGAACCTGACACCACACCAAAACCATGTAAGGCTGTCTTCTCTGTCTCTCAATAGCGGCGTGAGTACTACAGGGGCTTCTTTGGAAGGTTCTAGTTCAGGCCAGGTTAATAGGACTCGGCTGCATAGCCGAGGCAATTTAGCGTCGAAGAAACATGGATCCAGTTCAAATTATGCTACTCCGGCCAAGAAAAGTGTGGACGACATGTCTGATGAGATCATCGTGATAAATAAGGATGCCACTGCTGAGGCATTGACTGCGCTTACATCTGGATTCCCGGCTGATTCGCTTACTGATGAGGAAATAGATTATGGGGTTGTTTCCGTGGTGGGAGGAATAGAACAGGTTAACTATATATTGATTCGGAATCATATAATTACTAAGTGGCGTGAGAATGTGTCGAGTTGGATAACGAAGGAAATGTTTGTGGACATTGTGCCAAAGCATTGTGGGGCACTATTGGATAGGGCTTATGGTTACTTAGTTACACATGGGTATATTAACTTTGGGGTGGCGCCTGGAATAAAGGAGAGGATTCTGGTTGACCCGAAACAACCAAGTGTGATAGTGGTTGGGGCTGGGCTTGCGGGTTTGGCTGCTGCAAGGCAGTTGATGGCTTTTGGTTTTAAGGTTACAGTTCTAGAGGGTAGGAAGCGTGCTGGTGGGAGAGTGTATACAAAGAAATTAGAAGGTAACAATAGGGTAGCAGCTGTGGATTTGGGGGGGAGTGTGCTAACAGGCACTCTGGGGAATCCACTAGGGATTCTGGCTAGGCAGTTGTCGTTCTCACTTCATAAGGTGAGGGATAAATGCCCTCTATATAGATTGGATGGGACACCTGTTGATCCTGTATCGGATCGGAAAGTAGAGGCTGGTTTCAATCAGCTTTTAGACAAATTAAGTAAAAACAGGCAGTTAATGGGGGAGGTTTCGCAGGATGTGTCTCTTGGGGCTGCTTTGGAGACGTTCAGGGACCCCTTAGATGAAGAGGAAATGAACTTATTTAACTGGCATCTCGCAAACTTGGAATATGCAAACGCCAGTCTGCTATCTAGGCTTTCATTAGCCTTTTGGGATCAAGATGATCCATATGATATGGGAGGGGACCATTGCTTTCTTCCTGGTGGAAATGGAAGACTGGTTCAGGCATTATTGGAGAACGTTACTATTCATTATGACAAAATTGTCCAGGCCATCCGTTATGGCAGTGATGGGGTGCAGGTTGTTGTTGGTGGAGGGCAAGTTTACGAGGGTGATATGGTTCTTTGCACTGTACCCCTGGGGGTTCTGAAAAGTCGGTCTATTGAGTTTATCCCTGAGTTGCCTCAGAGGAAGCTTGATGCGATAAGGAGACTGGGATTTGGCTTGTTAAACAAGGTTGCGTTGCTCTTTCCCCATGCATTTTGGGGGACTGATCTAGATACATTTGGCCATCTCTCTGATCATCCTAGCCGTCGAGGAGAGTTCTTTCTTTTCTATAGCTATGCAACTGTTGCTGGTGGTCCACTTTTGATAGCTTTAGTAGCAGGAGAAGCTGCGTACCGGTTTGAGACTGCAGATCCTACTGATTCTGTGCAAAGGGTGCTTCGGATTCTAAGAG ACATATACGAGCCACAAGGCATTGAAGTCCCAGATCCTATTCAAACTGTCTGTACAAGATGGGGAGGTGACCCCTTAAGTTGTGGTTCTTACTCGAATGTTTCAGTTGGGGCATCAGGAGATGATTATGATATTTTAGCTGAAAGTGTGGGGGACGGGAGACTTTTCTTTGCTGGCGAAGCTACCAATCGGCGCTATCCAGCAACCATGCATGGCGCTTTGCTTAGTGGGTTCAGAGAAGCTGCCAATATGGCTCAATATACTAAAGTTAGAGCATCAAAAATAAAAGCTGAGAAGATTCCATCACAAAATGCACACACATGTGCTTCTATTCTTGCAGATTTGTTCAGGCAGCCTGATGTGGAATTTGGCAGTTTTGCCTTGCTATTTAGTAGAAAAAATGCTGATCCAATGGCTATTTTGAGGGTTACATTTGGTGGACACAGAAAGAAACCGGATCAGCAATTTTCTAACAAGTTACTTTTTGAGCAACTTCACTCTCATTTTAATCAGCAGCAGGAGTTTCATGTTTACACACTGCTACCTAAGCAACAAGCCCTCGAGCTGAGAGAGCTAAGGGGAGGTGATGAGACTAGGCTAAATTACCTTGAGAAGGTTGGTGTGAAGTTGATTGGAAGAAAGGGTTTGGGGCCATCAGCGGATTCCATAATTGCTTCGGTTAAGGCTGAGAGGAGCAGCCGCAGGCGCAGCCGTAACCGCAATCCTTCTTTATCTG GAATGCCAAAGCCGCGAGTAGCTGCCACCAACCCTAGACAGATTAG GAAGGCTAAAATTATACGACACAACAACAACATATTTTCCAGCCCAAGCAAAAATATCGAAAGTAAAGCTGGCAGCAGTGGCAGTCTTGCAGAGTCTAGGATATTGGTCGATAGTAATGGCTCAGATACTGGAGTAAGAGCAGTTATGAGTAATAACGACCAACCTCCTCCAAACTCACTTGACTGTGTTGACTCTACTAGTGAAAGTACATGCACTACCTCTCAAAATAATGGGCATAATAATGGTATAGCAACTTCTTTGGGTCTTCCAATCGGGTCAATGGCGTCATGCAGCGATAACAGCCTTGCACCCCCGGATTCAAATGATGTGCTGATATTGGCCGACGAACAAAGTTCTACCCCTTCGAACTTTCTTGCCAGCAGCCTGATTCCTGCCAGTTCAAGCAGCTTAGAGACAGTTTTAAGTGTTACAGACAATCTGTCTCTGCCACATGTGGATGTTCTTATGGGCTTACCGGGTGATACCAGTGCTTCCAACACTCAGTTGATTGGTTGTCAGTCTTCTGAAATCGAGGCTACAGCAGTAAGCAGTAATTGCAGCATGGCACCTTCTAGTTCTAATCTTCACATCCCTCAGACTCAAGACAGTGCTATGGATATTGCTGATAGTATTAGCTGCATATCGAATCAAGACAACATTTTTGAAGATATCTTGAATGAATTGCTTCCTCCTTCTAGCACAAACTCCAGTACTTGGCAATTCACAGGAAAATTGTAG
- the LOC121779820 gene encoding protein FLOWERING LOCUS D-like isoform X2, with the protein MTANLFMDSSSQNSNSPTSNQVDASLQSALPPIPSSLNPTAARHSNLNPNIVQNPTSDANSVHDHFLFVAIPKGKRRGRPQNLTPHQNHVRLSSLSLNSGVSTTGASLEGSSSGQVNRTRLHSRGNLASKKHGSSSNYATPAKKSVDDMSDEIIVINKDATAEALTALTSGFPADSLTDEEIDYGVVSVVGGIEQVNYILIRNHIITKWRENVSSWITKEMFVDIVPKHCGALLDRAYGYLVTHGYINFGVAPGIKERILVDPKQPSVIVVGAGLAGLAAARQLMAFGFKVTVLEGRKRAGGRVYTKKLEGNNRVAAVDLGGSVLTGTLGNPLGILARQLSFSLHKVRDKCPLYRLDGTPVDPVSDRKVEAGFNQLLDKLSKNRQLMGEVSQDVSLGAALETFRDPLDEEEMNLFNWHLANLEYANASLLSRLSLAFWDQDDPYDMGGDHCFLPGGNGRLVQALLENVTIHYDKIVQAIRYGSDGVQVVVGGGQVYEGDMVLCTVPLGVLKSRSIEFIPELPQRKLDAIRRLGFGLLNKVALLFPHAFWGTDLDTFGHLSDHPSRRGEFFLFYSYATVAGGPLLIALVAGEAAYRFETADPTDSVQRVLRILRDIYEPQGIEVPDPIQTVCTRWGGDPLSCGSYSNVSVGASGDDYDILAESVGDGRLFFAGEATNRRYPATMHGALLSGFREAANMAQYTKVRASKIKAEKIPSQNAHTCASILADLFRQPDVEFGSFALLFSRKNADPMAILRVTFGGHRKKPDQQFSNKLLFEQLHSHFNQQQEFHVYTLLPKQQALELRELRGGDETRLNYLEKVGVKLIGRKGLGPSADSIIASVKAERSSRRRSRNRNPSLSGMPKPRVAATNPRQIRLKLYDTTTTYFPAQAKISKVKLAAVAVLQSLGYWSIVMAQILE; encoded by the exons ATGACTGCAAACCTTTTCATGGATTCATCAAGCCAAAACTCTAATTCGCCAACCTCTAATCAGGTCGATGCTTCTCTCCAATCCGCCCTTCCTCCCATTCCTTCAAGCCTTAACCCCACCGCAGCTCGTCACTCCAATTTGAATCCCAACATTGTGCAAAACCCTACTTCAGATGCCAATTCAGTCCATGATCACTTTCTTTTTGTGGCGATACCGAAAGGCAAAAGGCGAGGCCGGCCCCAGAACCTGACACCACACCAAAACCATGTAAGGCTGTCTTCTCTGTCTCTCAATAGCGGCGTGAGTACTACAGGGGCTTCTTTGGAAGGTTCTAGTTCAGGCCAGGTTAATAGGACTCGGCTGCATAGCCGAGGCAATTTAGCGTCGAAGAAACATGGATCCAGTTCAAATTATGCTACTCCGGCCAAGAAAAGTGTGGACGACATGTCTGATGAGATCATCGTGATAAATAAGGATGCCACTGCTGAGGCATTGACTGCGCTTACATCTGGATTCCCGGCTGATTCGCTTACTGATGAGGAAATAGATTATGGGGTTGTTTCCGTGGTGGGAGGAATAGAACAGGTTAACTATATATTGATTCGGAATCATATAATTACTAAGTGGCGTGAGAATGTGTCGAGTTGGATAACGAAGGAAATGTTTGTGGACATTGTGCCAAAGCATTGTGGGGCACTATTGGATAGGGCTTATGGTTACTTAGTTACACATGGGTATATTAACTTTGGGGTGGCGCCTGGAATAAAGGAGAGGATTCTGGTTGACCCGAAACAACCAAGTGTGATAGTGGTTGGGGCTGGGCTTGCGGGTTTGGCTGCTGCAAGGCAGTTGATGGCTTTTGGTTTTAAGGTTACAGTTCTAGAGGGTAGGAAGCGTGCTGGTGGGAGAGTGTATACAAAGAAATTAGAAGGTAACAATAGGGTAGCAGCTGTGGATTTGGGGGGGAGTGTGCTAACAGGCACTCTGGGGAATCCACTAGGGATTCTGGCTAGGCAGTTGTCGTTCTCACTTCATAAGGTGAGGGATAAATGCCCTCTATATAGATTGGATGGGACACCTGTTGATCCTGTATCGGATCGGAAAGTAGAGGCTGGTTTCAATCAGCTTTTAGACAAATTAAGTAAAAACAGGCAGTTAATGGGGGAGGTTTCGCAGGATGTGTCTCTTGGGGCTGCTTTGGAGACGTTCAGGGACCCCTTAGATGAAGAGGAAATGAACTTATTTAACTGGCATCTCGCAAACTTGGAATATGCAAACGCCAGTCTGCTATCTAGGCTTTCATTAGCCTTTTGGGATCAAGATGATCCATATGATATGGGAGGGGACCATTGCTTTCTTCCTGGTGGAAATGGAAGACTGGTTCAGGCATTATTGGAGAACGTTACTATTCATTATGACAAAATTGTCCAGGCCATCCGTTATGGCAGTGATGGGGTGCAGGTTGTTGTTGGTGGAGGGCAAGTTTACGAGGGTGATATGGTTCTTTGCACTGTACCCCTGGGGGTTCTGAAAAGTCGGTCTATTGAGTTTATCCCTGAGTTGCCTCAGAGGAAGCTTGATGCGATAAGGAGACTGGGATTTGGCTTGTTAAACAAGGTTGCGTTGCTCTTTCCCCATGCATTTTGGGGGACTGATCTAGATACATTTGGCCATCTCTCTGATCATCCTAGCCGTCGAGGAGAGTTCTTTCTTTTCTATAGCTATGCAACTGTTGCTGGTGGTCCACTTTTGATAGCTTTAGTAGCAGGAGAAGCTGCGTACCGGTTTGAGACTGCAGATCCTACTGATTCTGTGCAAAGGGTGCTTCGGATTCTAAGAG ACATATACGAGCCACAAGGCATTGAAGTCCCAGATCCTATTCAAACTGTCTGTACAAGATGGGGAGGTGACCCCTTAAGTTGTGGTTCTTACTCGAATGTTTCAGTTGGGGCATCAGGAGATGATTATGATATTTTAGCTGAAAGTGTGGGGGACGGGAGACTTTTCTTTGCTGGCGAAGCTACCAATCGGCGCTATCCAGCAACCATGCATGGCGCTTTGCTTAGTGGGTTCAGAGAAGCTGCCAATATGGCTCAATATACTAAAGTTAGAGCATCAAAAATAAAAGCTGAGAAGATTCCATCACAAAATGCACACACATGTGCTTCTATTCTTGCAGATTTGTTCAGGCAGCCTGATGTGGAATTTGGCAGTTTTGCCTTGCTATTTAGTAGAAAAAATGCTGATCCAATGGCTATTTTGAGGGTTACATTTGGTGGACACAGAAAGAAACCGGATCAGCAATTTTCTAACAAGTTACTTTTTGAGCAACTTCACTCTCATTTTAATCAGCAGCAGGAGTTTCATGTTTACACACTGCTACCTAAGCAACAAGCCCTCGAGCTGAGAGAGCTAAGGGGAGGTGATGAGACTAGGCTAAATTACCTTGAGAAGGTTGGTGTGAAGTTGATTGGAAGAAAGGGTTTGGGGCCATCAGCGGATTCCATAATTGCTTCGGTTAAGGCTGAGAGGAGCAGCCGCAGGCGCAGCCGTAACCGCAATCCTTCTTTATCTG GAATGCCAAAGCCGCGAGTAGCTGCCACCAACCCTAGACAGATTAG GCTAAAATTATACGACACAACAACAACATATTTTCCAGCCCAAGCAAAAATATCGAAAGTAAAGCTGGCAGCAGTGGCAGTCTTGCAGAGTCTAGGATATTGGTCGATAGTAATGGCTCAGATACTGGAGTAA